From one Oceanimonas doudoroffii genomic stretch:
- a CDS encoding LysR family transcriptional regulator → MYRPKSTVEQWRIFQAVVDCGGYAQAAEKLNKSQSSLNHAVAKLQQSLGLALLEVRGRKACLTPQGEVFLRRSRKLTQDVENLERLAGVLASGWEPVLRIVVEASLPRDPLYQALAEFSPQARGCRIHLVETQPSGCQAVINQQAANMVFASRAFANITSLPLATTVYVPVCAPDHPLAALAEVSQTELEQQLELVLADGSEQEEGWARAEQRWIIHHLHDALSLLRRGTGFAWLPQDVVSPMISDGALVRLPMVNQALRKRFTHLVLPGTTPPGPAASLLLSLIRQHYGEPGTTPPAS, encoded by the coding sequence ATGTATCGTCCCAAAAGCACGGTTGAGCAGTGGCGTATTTTTCAGGCAGTGGTCGACTGTGGCGGTTATGCCCAGGCGGCGGAAAAGCTCAATAAAAGTCAGTCGTCCCTGAATCATGCGGTGGCCAAACTGCAGCAATCCCTGGGGCTGGCACTGCTGGAGGTGCGCGGCCGCAAGGCCTGCCTCACTCCCCAGGGCGAGGTGTTTCTGCGCCGCTCACGCAAGCTCACTCAGGACGTGGAAAACCTGGAGCGCCTCGCCGGCGTGCTGGCCAGCGGCTGGGAGCCGGTACTGCGCATTGTGGTGGAAGCTTCCTTGCCGCGGGATCCGCTGTATCAGGCGCTGGCCGAGTTCAGCCCTCAGGCCAGGGGCTGCCGCATTCACCTGGTGGAGACCCAGCCTTCCGGCTGCCAGGCGGTAATCAACCAGCAGGCCGCCAACATGGTGTTTGCTTCCCGCGCCTTTGCCAATATCACCTCGCTGCCCCTGGCCACTACCGTCTATGTGCCGGTATGCGCCCCCGATCACCCGCTGGCGGCGCTGGCCGAGGTCAGTCAGACCGAGCTGGAACAACAGCTGGAACTGGTGCTGGCGGACGGCAGTGAACAAGAGGAAGGCTGGGCCCGGGCCGAGCAACGCTGGATTATTCATCACCTGCACGACGCCCTGTCACTGCTGCGCCGAGGCACCGGTTTTGCCTGGTTGCCCCAGGATGTGGTGTCGCCCATGATAAGCGACGGAGCCCTGGTGCGCCTGCCAATGGTCAACCAGGCCTTGCGCAAGCGTTTTACTCACCTGGTGCTACCCGGCACCACCCCACCGGGACCGGCCGCCAGCCTGCTGCTGAGCCTGATCCGCCAGCACTACGGCGAGCCAGGCACCACTCCGCCGGCCTCCTGA
- a CDS encoding methyl-accepting chemotaxis protein, producing MNKRNQHVIDEEVSYGEREQLVSTTDKRGVITYANEVFCQVAGYTADELVGKNHNLVRHPDMPRAAFRDLWEHVQRGQAWRGAVKNRCKDGRYYWVDAYVTPIYENGEVTGYQSVRTRLDPAVRARAEQAYARLLEAQGRKRGAAGNLLRATLPWLAGAGLGALLIGAWANGGVSGLVWSLLPLAWLALCCRQQLVAGPRFFRQLSRDYDSLSRLVYSGDQPHAIADYHLGMWQARARTILGRVDDATGSLKQLAAGMLQAMHGARHDLGRQDSDTHQIAAAIDEMSATAFEITRNTQKAASNAEEAQHQCHLTQQQLEQTRQKIVELAREAEQAAEATQALSQESDRIGTLMTEIQGIADQTNLLALNAAIEAARAGEHGRGFAVVAEEVRALSTRTHGATEQIQGSIGQIQQTLGRWRTMMDANMAQSQDCVNAAEAGTESLARVVQEIDDIVGVTVEISTAAEQQQQVAEEISRNVHQISEASSANLGKIAQVEGASQELLNRSQGLNDLTRTFS from the coding sequence ATGAACAAACGAAACCAGCACGTGATCGATGAAGAAGTCAGTTACGGTGAACGGGAACAACTGGTGTCCACCACCGACAAACGCGGCGTGATCACCTATGCCAATGAGGTGTTCTGTCAGGTGGCCGGCTATACCGCCGACGAGCTGGTCGGTAAGAATCACAACCTCGTGCGCCATCCCGACATGCCTAGGGCCGCCTTTCGAGATCTGTGGGAACACGTGCAACGCGGTCAGGCCTGGCGGGGCGCGGTCAAGAACCGCTGCAAGGACGGCCGTTATTACTGGGTGGATGCCTACGTGACCCCCATCTATGAAAACGGCGAGGTCACCGGCTATCAGTCGGTACGCACCCGGCTGGATCCGGCGGTGCGCGCCCGGGCCGAGCAGGCCTATGCCCGCCTGCTGGAGGCCCAGGGACGCAAACGCGGCGCCGCCGGCAACCTGCTGCGCGCCACCCTGCCCTGGCTGGCAGGCGCCGGGTTGGGCGCCCTGCTGATCGGTGCCTGGGCCAATGGCGGCGTCAGCGGCCTGGTATGGAGCCTGCTGCCGCTGGCCTGGCTGGCGCTGTGCTGCCGCCAGCAGTTGGTGGCCGGACCTCGTTTTTTCCGTCAACTGAGCCGGGACTACGACAGCCTGTCACGCCTGGTCTATTCCGGTGATCAGCCCCACGCCATCGCCGACTATCACCTGGGCATGTGGCAGGCCCGGGCCCGAACCATACTGGGCCGGGTGGATGACGCCACCGGCTCGCTCAAGCAACTGGCCGCCGGCATGCTGCAGGCCATGCACGGCGCCCGTCACGATCTCGGCCGCCAGGACAGCGACACCCATCAGATTGCCGCCGCCATCGACGAGATGTCGGCCACCGCCTTTGAAATCACCCGTAATACGCAAAAAGCCGCCAGCAATGCGGAGGAAGCCCAGCACCAGTGCCACCTGACCCAGCAACAGCTGGAGCAGACCCGGCAGAAAATCGTGGAGCTGGCCCGGGAAGCGGAGCAGGCCGCCGAGGCGACCCAGGCCTTATCACAGGAGTCCGACCGCATCGGCACCCTGATGACGGAAATCCAGGGCATTGCCGATCAGACCAACCTGCTGGCCCTCAATGCCGCCATTGAGGCGGCCCGTGCCGGTGAGCACGGCCGCGGCTTTGCGGTGGTGGCGGAAGAAGTGCGGGCGCTGTCCACTCGCACCCATGGCGCCACCGAACAAATCCAGGGCAGCATCGGCCAGATCCAGCAAACCCTGGGACGCTGGCGCACCATGATGGATGCCAATATGGCCCAGAGTCAGGACTGCGTGAACGCCGCCGAAGCGGGCACCGAGAGCCTGGCCAGGGTGGTACAGGAAATCGATGACATCGTGGGGGTGACCGTGGAAATTTCCACCGCCGCCGAGCAGCAGCAACAGGTGGCGGAAGAGATCAGTCGCAATGTGCATCAGATTTCCGAAGCCTCGTCCGCCAACCTGGGCAAAATCGCCCAGGTGGAAGGCGCCAGCCAGGAGCTGCTGAATCGTTCTCAAGGCCTGAATGACCTCACCCGCACCTTCTCCTGA
- a CDS encoding YciK family oxidoreductase: MLDYHPSSDLLKGKVILVTGAGDGIGRQAALSYGAHGATVVLLGKTVKKLEAVYDELQAQGSPEPAIIPLDLQGASKQNYLDMAATLRQQFGRLDGVLFNAGQLGALGPFEMIGEDEWDKVMQVNLKSQFLMTQALLPLLKDSKPAAIIFTSSGVGRQGRAYWGSYAVSKFATEGMMQVLAAELDGTGVRANCINPGATRTHMRARAFPAEAPSSLRGPADIMAPYLWLMGPDSQDTNGQSIDAQPDRVPGASVKS; this comes from the coding sequence ATGCTCGACTATCACCCTTCTTCCGATCTGCTCAAGGGCAAGGTTATTCTGGTGACCGGCGCCGGCGACGGCATTGGCCGACAGGCCGCACTCAGCTACGGTGCCCATGGCGCCACCGTGGTGCTGCTGGGCAAAACGGTCAAGAAACTGGAAGCCGTTTACGACGAGCTGCAGGCCCAGGGCAGCCCGGAGCCGGCCATTATTCCCCTGGATCTGCAAGGTGCCAGCAAGCAGAACTATCTGGACATGGCCGCCACCCTGCGCCAGCAGTTTGGTCGCCTTGACGGCGTACTGTTCAACGCCGGCCAGCTGGGTGCACTGGGCCCCTTTGAGATGATCGGCGAAGACGAGTGGGACAAGGTGATGCAGGTCAACCTCAAGTCCCAGTTTCTGATGACCCAGGCGCTGCTGCCGCTGCTGAAAGACAGCAAGCCCGCCGCCATCATTTTTACCAGTTCGGGCGTGGGCCGACAGGGTCGAGCCTACTGGGGCAGCTATGCCGTTTCCAAGTTTGCCACCGAGGGCATGATGCAGGTGCTGGCCGCCGAGCTCGACGGCACCGGCGTGCGTGCCAACTGCATCAATCCCGGCGCCACCCGCACCCATATGCGCGCCCGCGCCTTTCCCGCCGAGGCCCCTTCCAGCCTGCGCGGCCCCGCCGACATTATGGCGCCCTACCTGTGGCTGATGGGTCCGGACAGCCAGGATACCAATGGTCAGTCCATCGATGCCCAGCCCGACCGAGTGCCCGGCGCCTCCGTCAAAAGCTGA
- the ggt gene encoding gamma-glutamyltransferase yields MRLFLFALLWLPLAQADTRPAPEAATGWQNQPLVQAEQAMVVTANPHASRAAQAMLVRGGSAVDAMIAAQMVLTLVEPQSSGLGGGGFLVHWQEDERRLVTLDGRETAPRQAPADLFLDDHGQSLGFMDAVVGGRSVGTPGTVMLMWQAHQRFGVLPWQDLFGPAITLALNGFTVSPRLARLIADNRHSLGKDTDSRHYFFDDKGRPLSAGSHLVNPLLAALLTRLSIEGPSAFYQGKIAELMVDKVHNAAAPGHLTLDDLTQYRVQERPPLCFPYRQYNICGMGPPGSGTLALGQILGMLAHFDLSRLGPNSPQAWRLVADASRLAFADRGRYAADSDFVPVPVEGLLDRDYLAQRAQLLKGADKALPEVTPGTPKGHWPTSFDGSPEFPSTTHISIIDGDGNAVSLTSTIENAFGSRLMVQGFLLNNELTDFAFTPEMDGVPVANRLQPGKRPRSSMSPTLVFDEQGDLLLVLGSPGGSSIIGYVLHTLLNVLDWGMDVRDALHQPHVLHRGGALELEPFGRNLALQQAMAERGFDTRLTELNSGLHLILRRPDGLFGAADPRREGQALAAD; encoded by the coding sequence ATGCGCCTGTTTTTGTTCGCCCTGCTCTGGCTTCCCCTGGCCCAGGCCGACACCCGCCCCGCCCCCGAAGCCGCCACCGGCTGGCAAAACCAGCCCCTGGTGCAGGCCGAGCAGGCCATGGTGGTGACCGCCAACCCCCACGCCAGCCGCGCCGCCCAGGCCATGCTGGTGCGAGGCGGCAGCGCCGTGGATGCCATGATCGCCGCCCAGATGGTGCTAACCCTGGTCGAGCCCCAGTCTTCTGGGCTGGGCGGAGGGGGGTTTCTGGTGCACTGGCAGGAGGACGAACGGCGGCTGGTCACCCTGGATGGCCGGGAAACGGCCCCAAGACAGGCACCTGCCGACCTCTTCCTCGACGACCATGGCCAGTCCCTTGGCTTTATGGATGCGGTGGTTGGGGGACGCTCGGTGGGCACGCCGGGCACCGTGATGCTGATGTGGCAGGCACACCAGCGTTTTGGCGTATTGCCCTGGCAGGATTTGTTTGGCCCGGCCATTACCCTGGCGCTGAACGGATTTACGGTTTCTCCCCGGCTGGCACGGCTGATAGCCGACAATCGGCACAGTCTCGGCAAGGATACCGACAGCCGCCATTACTTTTTTGACGACAAGGGCCGGCCACTCAGTGCCGGCAGCCACCTGGTAAACCCGCTGCTGGCCGCCCTGCTCACTCGACTCAGCATCGAAGGACCCTCGGCCTTTTACCAGGGCAAGATTGCCGAGCTAATGGTGGACAAGGTGCACAATGCCGCCGCTCCCGGCCACCTCACCCTAGACGATCTGACGCAATACCGAGTCCAGGAACGCCCGCCACTGTGTTTCCCCTATCGCCAGTACAACATCTGCGGCATGGGTCCTCCGGGCTCGGGCACCCTGGCCCTGGGACAGATACTGGGCATGCTGGCCCACTTTGATCTCAGCCGGCTGGGCCCCAATTCTCCCCAGGCCTGGCGGCTGGTGGCCGATGCTTCACGGCTGGCCTTCGCCGACCGCGGCCGTTACGCCGCCGACAGCGACTTTGTGCCGGTGCCGGTCGAAGGCCTGCTGGATCGCGATTACCTAGCGCAACGGGCCCAATTGCTGAAGGGGGCCGACAAGGCCCTGCCCGAGGTCACGCCGGGCACCCCCAAAGGTCATTGGCCCACTTCGTTCGACGGCTCACCCGAATTTCCCTCAACTACCCACATCAGCATCATCGACGGCGATGGCAATGCCGTGTCGCTCACCTCCACCATAGAGAATGCCTTTGGCTCCCGGCTGATGGTACAGGGCTTTCTACTCAACAATGAGCTGACCGACTTCGCCTTTACCCCCGAGATGGACGGCGTGCCGGTAGCCAACCGCCTGCAGCCGGGCAAGCGGCCACGCTCCTCCATGAGCCCGACCCTGGTGTTTGATGAGCAAGGCGATCTGCTGCTGGTACTGGGCTCCCCCGGGGGCAGCAGCATCATCGGCTATGTGCTGCACACCCTGCTCAATGTGCTCGACTGGGGCATGGACGTGCGCGACGCCCTGCATCAGCCGCATGTGCTGCACCGGGGCGGTGCCCTCGAGCTAGAGCCCTTTGGGCGCAACCTGGCGCTGCAGCAGGCCATGGCCGAGCGAGGCTTTGACACCAGACTGACCGAGCTCAATTCCGGCCTGCATCTGATCCTGCGCCGGCCCGACGGCCTGTTCGGCGCCGCCGACCCCCGCCGGGAAGGACAGGCTCTTGCCGCCGACTGA
- a CDS encoding MGMT family protein — protein sequence MTSPAPSPDAASQALLRVLALVPAGRVVSYGQLADLAGLPGRARLAGRVLRLADIRDLPWHRVVAANGGISLPEGSDEALEQRQRLRAEGITFKGKRVDMKQHQWRPDLAALLMLMEG from the coding sequence ATGACCTCACCCGCACCTTCTCCTGACGCCGCCAGCCAGGCCCTGCTGCGGGTACTGGCTCTGGTGCCTGCCGGCCGGGTGGTGAGCTATGGCCAGCTGGCGGATCTGGCCGGCCTGCCCGGACGGGCACGATTGGCGGGCCGGGTGCTGCGCCTGGCCGATATCCGCGACTTGCCCTGGCACCGGGTAGTAGCTGCCAATGGCGGCATCAGCCTGCCCGAAGGCAGCGACGAGGCACTGGAGCAACGACAGCGCCTGCGGGCAGAAGGCATCACTTTCAAAGGGAAAAGGGTAGACATGAAACAGCACCAGTGGCGGCCGGATCTGGCCGCGCTGCTGATGCTGATGGAAGGCTGA
- the sohB gene encoding protease SohB encodes MEFLYEYGLFAAKALTWVVALGVIIALVAGAAAKQKQGGDGVRVKDLSAALRRQQRRLRLETAANDAERKALKQEFQKADKAEKKQGDARSRLYVLDFRGSMDAREVAGLGREVNALLQLAEPGDEVLVRLESGGGVVHGYGLGAAELQRLKGHGLKLTVAVDKVAASGGYMMACVAERIIAAPFAIIGSIGVVAQLPNFNKFLKNHDIDVELHTAGEYKRTLTLFGENDDHGRAKFREELEVIHQRFKAFIAQNRPKIELERVATGEHWLASDAEALGLVDGLQTSNDYLLAQSAGKRVISLHFKPKQTLRDKLGKAAEVGVSRALMKLYEAGQRPFG; translated from the coding sequence GTGGAGTTTTTATACGAATACGGCCTCTTTGCCGCCAAGGCACTGACCTGGGTGGTGGCCCTGGGGGTTATCATCGCCCTGGTGGCCGGTGCGGCGGCCAAACAGAAGCAGGGGGGAGACGGCGTTCGGGTCAAGGATCTGAGCGCGGCCCTGCGCCGTCAGCAGCGCCGGCTGCGCCTGGAGACCGCGGCGAACGACGCCGAGCGCAAGGCGCTGAAGCAGGAATTTCAGAAGGCCGACAAGGCCGAGAAAAAACAGGGGGACGCTCGCTCCCGGCTCTATGTGCTCGATTTTCGGGGTAGCATGGATGCGCGGGAAGTGGCCGGGCTGGGGCGGGAAGTCAATGCCCTGCTGCAGCTGGCCGAACCCGGTGACGAGGTACTGGTGCGGCTGGAGTCCGGTGGGGGCGTGGTGCACGGTTATGGTCTGGGCGCCGCCGAGCTGCAGCGGCTTAAGGGCCACGGGCTCAAGTTGACGGTGGCGGTGGACAAGGTGGCCGCCAGCGGCGGTTACATGATGGCCTGTGTGGCCGAGCGCATCATTGCCGCCCCCTTTGCCATTATCGGCTCCATCGGGGTGGTGGCCCAGTTGCCCAACTTCAACAAATTCCTCAAAAACCACGATATCGATGTGGAACTGCATACCGCCGGGGAATACAAGCGCACCCTGACCCTGTTCGGGGAAAACGACGATCATGGCCGGGCCAAGTTTCGCGAGGAACTGGAGGTGATCCATCAACGCTTCAAGGCCTTTATTGCCCAGAACCGGCCCAAAATCGAGCTGGAGCGGGTGGCTACCGGTGAGCACTGGTTGGCCAGCGATGCCGAAGCGCTGGGATTGGTGGATGGCTTGCAGACCAGCAACGACTACCTGCTGGCGCAGAGCGCCGGCAAGCGGGTGATTAGCCTGCACTTCAAGCCCAAACAAACACTGAGAGACAAGCTTGGCAAGGCGGCCGAAGTGGGGGTGAGCCGGGCACTGATGAAGCTGTATGAGGCCGGTCAGCGGCCCTTTGGCTGA
- the topA gene encoding type I DNA topoisomerase, with protein MSKSLVIVESPAKAKTINKYLGRNYVVKSSVGHVRDLPTAGSASGKKPAARKTDTKSLSAEEKARLKKEKDHKALIARMGVDPEQGWQANYQVLPGKEKVVSELQALAEKADTVYLATDLDREGEAIAWHLKELIGGDDDRFKRVVFNEITKSAIQDAFSQPSELNLNRVNAQQARRFLDRVVGYMVSPLLWKKVARGLSAGRVQSVAVRLIVEKEREIKAFVPEEYWDIQALLGNEQRLALTMMVAKFQGKEFRPTNEADTMTAVNALRASSFEVASREDKPTQSKPPAPFITSTLQQAASTRLSFGVKRTMMLAQRLYEAGYITYMRTDSTNLSQEAVASVRDYIQEHHGSAYLPESANVYGAKANAQEAHEAIRPSDVTLSAEQLDGMEADAKRLYDLIWRQFVACQMTPAKYDSSTITVRAGDYELKARGRILRFAGWTKVLTPQSRKGEDTELPAVQAGEVLTLNELTPKQHFTKPPARFTEAALVRELEKRGIGRPSTYASIISTIQDRGYVKVESRRFYAEKMGEIVADRLQESFAELMNYDFTAQMESKLDEIAGGQLNWTQVLDAFYAEFSEELEKAERPADEGGMRANEMVMTDIDCPACGRKMGIRTATTGVFLGCSGYALPPKERCKQTINLIPGDDFVLANDEEAETDALRAKRRCGKCGTAMDAYLIDDKRKLHVCGQNPDCDGHELEEGQFKLKGYEGPVIDCDRCGSEMQLKSGRFGKYMACTNEECKNTRKILKNGEVAPPKEDPVHLPELPCSQSDAYFVLRDGAAGIFMAASNFPKSRETRAPLVEELVRFKDRLPSKFLYLAEAPAEDPDGNKAVVRFSRKNKEQYVMTEVNKKATGWTAHYVDGKWQQHQKGKK; from the coding sequence ATGAGCAAATCTCTCGTTATTGTGGAATCGCCCGCCAAAGCCAAGACCATCAACAAGTACCTGGGCAGGAACTACGTGGTCAAATCCAGTGTCGGTCATGTTCGGGACCTGCCGACTGCCGGCTCTGCCAGTGGCAAAAAGCCCGCCGCCCGCAAGACCGACACCAAGAGCCTGAGTGCCGAAGAAAAGGCCCGGCTGAAAAAGGAAAAGGATCACAAGGCACTGATCGCCCGCATGGGGGTGGATCCGGAGCAGGGCTGGCAGGCCAACTACCAGGTGTTACCGGGCAAGGAAAAGGTGGTCAGCGAACTGCAGGCCCTGGCCGAGAAGGCCGACACCGTCTACCTCGCAACGGATTTGGACCGCGAAGGGGAAGCCATTGCCTGGCACCTGAAGGAGCTGATCGGCGGTGACGACGACCGCTTCAAGCGGGTGGTGTTTAACGAGATCACCAAGTCCGCCATTCAGGACGCCTTCAGCCAGCCTTCGGAGCTGAACCTGAACCGGGTCAACGCCCAGCAGGCCCGGCGTTTTCTCGATCGGGTGGTGGGTTACATGGTGTCGCCGCTGCTGTGGAAAAAGGTGGCCCGCGGCCTGTCCGCCGGCCGGGTGCAGTCGGTGGCGGTGCGCCTTATCGTGGAAAAAGAGCGCGAGATCAAGGCCTTTGTGCCCGAAGAATACTGGGACATTCAGGCCCTGCTGGGCAATGAGCAACGGCTGGCGCTGACCATGATGGTGGCCAAGTTCCAGGGCAAGGAGTTCCGCCCTACCAACGAGGCGGACACCATGACGGCGGTGAATGCCCTGCGTGCCAGCTCCTTTGAGGTGGCTTCTCGGGAAGACAAACCGACCCAGAGCAAGCCGCCGGCGCCCTTTATCACTTCCACCCTGCAGCAGGCCGCCAGCACTCGGCTGAGCTTTGGCGTGAAGCGCACCATGATGCTGGCTCAACGCCTTTATGAGGCCGGTTACATCACCTATATGCGTACCGACTCCACCAACCTGAGCCAGGAAGCAGTGGCCTCGGTGCGCGATTATATTCAAGAGCACCACGGCAGCGCCTATCTGCCCGAATCGGCCAACGTCTACGGCGCCAAGGCCAACGCCCAGGAGGCCCACGAGGCCATTCGTCCGTCCGACGTGACCCTGTCTGCCGAGCAGCTCGACGGCATGGAGGCGGACGCCAAGCGGCTGTATGACCTGATCTGGCGTCAGTTCGTGGCCTGCCAGATGACCCCGGCCAAATACGACAGCAGCACCATCACGGTGCGGGCCGGTGACTACGAGCTCAAGGCCCGGGGCCGCATTCTGCGTTTCGCTGGCTGGACCAAGGTACTCACGCCGCAAAGTCGCAAGGGCGAAGACACCGAGCTGCCGGCGGTGCAGGCGGGTGAAGTCCTGACCCTGAACGAACTGACCCCCAAGCAGCACTTTACCAAGCCGCCGGCCCGCTTTACCGAGGCGGCCCTGGTGAGAGAGCTGGAAAAGCGTGGCATCGGCCGGCCGTCCACCTATGCCTCCATCATTTCCACCATTCAGGACCGGGGCTATGTCAAGGTGGAAAGCCGTCGTTTCTACGCCGAGAAAATGGGCGAAATCGTGGCCGACCGGCTGCAGGAAAGCTTCGCCGAGCTGATGAACTACGACTTCACCGCCCAGATGGAAAGCAAGCTGGATGAAATCGCCGGTGGCCAGCTCAACTGGACACAGGTGCTCGACGCCTTTTATGCCGAGTTCAGTGAGGAGCTGGAAAAAGCCGAGCGGCCGGCGGACGAGGGCGGTATGCGCGCCAATGAAATGGTGATGACCGACATCGATTGCCCGGCCTGTGGCCGTAAAATGGGTATTCGCACCGCTACCACCGGGGTGTTTCTGGGCTGCTCCGGCTACGCCCTGCCGCCCAAGGAGCGCTGCAAGCAGACCATCAATCTCATTCCCGGTGACGACTTCGTGCTTGCCAACGATGAGGAAGCGGAAACCGACGCCCTGCGAGCCAAGCGTCGCTGCGGTAAGTGCGGCACCGCCATGGATGCCTACCTGATCGACGACAAGCGCAAGCTGCATGTCTGTGGCCAGAACCCGGACTGTGACGGCCACGAGTTGGAAGAGGGCCAGTTCAAGCTCAAGGGCTACGAAGGCCCGGTGATCGACTGCGATCGCTGCGGCAGTGAAATGCAGCTCAAGAGCGGCCGCTTCGGCAAGTACATGGCCTGCACCAACGAAGAGTGCAAGAACACTCGCAAGATACTGAAAAACGGCGAGGTAGCCCCGCCCAAGGAAGACCCGGTACATCTGCCCGAGCTGCCCTGCAGCCAGTCCGACGCCTATTTTGTTTTACGGGACGGCGCCGCCGGTATTTTCATGGCCGCCAGCAATTTTCCCAAGTCCCGGGAGACCCGAGCACCCCTGGTGGAAGAGCTGGTACGATTCAAGGATCGGCTGCCCTCCAAGTTTCTCTATCTGGCCGAGGCGCCGGCCGAAGATCCGGACGGCAACAAGGCGGTGGTACGCTTCAGCCGTAAAAACAAGGAACAATACGTGATGACCGAGGTCAATAAGAAAGCGACCGGTTGGACCGCTCACTACGTGGATGGCAAGTGGCAGCAACACCAGAAAGGCAAGAAGTAG
- the astB gene encoding N-succinylarginine dihydrolase — protein sequence MVVTEANFDGLVGPTHNYAGLSWGNVASRHHARNSSNPRQAALQGLDKMKALADLGLVQGVLAPQERPDLATLRRLGFGGTDAEVLDKAYREAPALLAACCSASSMWTANAATVSPSADTADGRLHFTPANLINKFHRSLEHEVTGRILRRVFADERYFHHHAALPAHDDLGDEGAANHTRLYDDQGRGLELFVYGRSAHQPDAPAPQRYPARQTLEASRAVARLHGLGEHNTAFIQQNPAVIDRGVFHNDVIAVGNGNVLFYHQQAFLDTQAMQDELIRKLPDAGLHFIEVSDKDVPVADAVKSYLFNTQLVTLAPGHMALIAPTECADTPNVSAYLTRLTTLGTPVQEVRFMDVKQSMQNGGGPACLRLRVAMNEAELAAVNPACLMTDELHGRLSQWVNRHYRDRLSPDDLRDPALLTESRTALDELTRILNLGSVYPFQR from the coding sequence ATGGTTGTTACCGAAGCGAACTTTGACGGCCTGGTCGGCCCCACCCACAACTACGCCGGCCTGTCCTGGGGCAATGTGGCGTCGCGCCATCATGCCCGCAACAGTTCCAACCCGCGCCAGGCCGCCTTGCAGGGACTTGACAAGATGAAGGCGCTGGCCGATCTCGGCCTGGTGCAGGGCGTACTTGCTCCCCAGGAGCGCCCCGACCTGGCCACCCTGCGCCGGCTCGGTTTTGGCGGCACCGACGCCGAGGTGCTGGACAAGGCCTATCGCGAAGCACCGGCACTGCTGGCGGCCTGCTGTTCCGCCTCGTCGATGTGGACCGCCAACGCCGCCACGGTATCGCCCAGTGCCGACACCGCCGACGGCCGGCTGCATTTCACTCCTGCCAACCTGATCAACAAGTTTCACCGCTCCCTGGAGCATGAGGTAACCGGCCGCATTCTGCGCCGAGTGTTTGCCGACGAACGCTATTTTCATCACCACGCCGCCCTGCCCGCCCATGATGATCTGGGCGACGAAGGCGCCGCCAACCACACCCGCCTGTACGACGACCAGGGTCGCGGACTGGAGCTTTTTGTGTATGGCCGCAGCGCCCATCAACCCGATGCTCCGGCGCCCCAACGTTACCCGGCGCGCCAAACCCTGGAGGCCTCCCGCGCCGTGGCCCGGTTGCACGGCCTGGGTGAGCACAACACCGCCTTTATTCAGCAAAATCCGGCGGTGATCGATCGGGGGGTCTTTCACAATGACGTGATTGCAGTGGGCAACGGCAACGTGCTGTTTTATCACCAGCAGGCCTTCCTCGACACGCAAGCCATGCAGGACGAGCTGATCCGCAAACTGCCCGATGCCGGGCTGCACTTTATCGAGGTGTCCGATAAGGACGTGCCGGTGGCCGACGCGGTGAAAAGCTACCTGTTCAACACCCAGCTGGTTACCCTGGCCCCGGGGCACATGGCGCTGATCGCCCCCACCGAGTGCGCCGACACGCCCAATGTGAGCGCCTACCTGACGCGGCTGACCACCCTGGGCACGCCGGTGCAGGAAGTGCGTTTCATGGACGTGAAGCAAAGCATGCAAAACGGGGGCGGCCCCGCCTGTCTGCGACTGCGAGTGGCCATGAACGAGGCGGAGCTGGCCGCGGTCAACCCGGCCTGTCTGATGACGGATGAACTGCATGGCCGCCTGAGCCAGTGGGTCAACCGCCACTACCGGGATCGACTGAGCCCCGATGATCTGCGGGATCCGGCGCTGCTGACCGAGTCCCGCACCGCCCTGGACGAGCTGACCCGCATCCTGAATCTGGGCTCCGTGTATCCGTTTCAGCGGTAA